The Bradyrhizobium sp. WBAH42 genome includes a window with the following:
- a CDS encoding substrate-binding protein, whose translation MFDRTQLSRRRFLSNFAFASGAVATGVGSWVIPAPWANAAEAPIKVGIATDLTGPIAYAGNADANVAKMVIKEINGAGGLLGRPLELYIEDTASNESVAVGNVRKLIQRDKVDMVLGGITSSMRNAIKDPIVARGKTLYIYPQLYEGKECTPYLFCTGPTPAQQCDEFIPWLIKNGGKKFALPSANYVWPHTLNVYARKVIEASGGEVVFEEYYPLDQVDFSATVNRIISNKVDVVFNTVIPPGVGPFFKQLYEAGFLKNGGRLACVYYDENTLNINQAAEIEGLASCLDYFKVLTKENPFDAKIQAAYEKDFPGNFLFAAGSAATGTYRGLKLWEAAVKEAGKIDRESVAAALDHAKIAEGPGGPAEMVPGKRHCKMKMYTAVAKSGNYEIVGRSNGLVDPKEC comes from the coding sequence ATGTTCGATCGTACGCAGCTTTCGCGCCGCCGCTTTCTCTCCAATTTCGCCTTTGCATCGGGCGCGGTCGCAACCGGCGTCGGCAGCTGGGTGATCCCGGCGCCCTGGGCCAATGCGGCGGAGGCGCCGATCAAGGTCGGCATCGCCACCGACCTCACCGGACCCATTGCCTATGCCGGCAATGCCGATGCCAACGTCGCGAAAATGGTGATCAAGGAGATCAACGGAGCCGGCGGCCTGCTCGGCCGCCCGCTCGAGCTCTACATCGAGGACACCGCGTCCAACGAATCCGTCGCCGTCGGCAACGTCCGCAAGCTGATCCAGCGCGACAAGGTCGACATGGTACTGGGCGGCATCACCTCGTCGATGCGCAACGCGATCAAGGACCCGATCGTGGCGCGCGGCAAGACGCTCTACATCTATCCGCAGCTCTACGAGGGCAAGGAGTGCACGCCCTACCTGTTCTGCACCGGCCCGACGCCGGCGCAGCAATGCGACGAGTTCATCCCCTGGCTGATCAAGAACGGCGGCAAGAAGTTCGCGCTGCCGAGCGCCAACTACGTCTGGCCGCATACCCTCAATGTCTACGCCCGCAAGGTGATCGAGGCGAGCGGCGGTGAGGTCGTGTTCGAGGAATATTACCCGCTCGACCAGGTCGACTTCTCCGCGACCGTCAACCGCATCATCTCCAACAAGGTCGACGTCGTCTTCAACACCGTCATCCCGCCCGGCGTCGGCCCGTTCTTCAAGCAGCTCTATGAAGCCGGCTTCCTCAAGAACGGCGGACGTCTCGCCTGCGTCTACTATGACGAGAACACGCTCAACATCAACCAGGCTGCCGAAATCGAGGGCCTCGCCAGCTGCCTCGATTATTTCAAGGTGCTGACCAAGGAGAACCCGTTCGACGCCAAGATCCAGGCGGCCTATGAGAAGGACTTCCCGGGCAACTTCCTGTTCGCCGCTGGCAGTGCCGCCACCGGCACCTATCGCGGCCTCAAGCTGTGGGAAGCCGCCGTCAAGGAAGCCGGCAAGATCGACCGCGAGTCCGTGGCCGCCGCGCTCGACCATGCCAAGATCGCCGAAGGTCCCGGCGGACCCGCCGAAATGGTGCCGGGCAAGCGGCACTGCAAGATGAAGATGTACACCGCGGTCGCCAAGAGCGGCAATTACGAGATCGTCGGGCGCAGCAACGGTCTCGTCGATCCCAAGGAATGCTGA
- the secA gene encoding preprotein translocase subunit SecA, whose translation MIGALARKFFGSANDRRVKGYQSRVNAINALEPELAKLSDEALKARTAEFKQQLANGKTLDDLLVPAFATVREAAKRTLGQRHFDVQLIGGMVLHEGDIAEMKTGEGKTLVATLAVYLNALAGKGVHVVTVNDYLARRDSGWMGQIYSFLGMTTGVIVHGLDDAERKAAYACDITYGTNNEYGFDYLRDNMKYRLEDMVQRPHFFAIVDEVDSILIDEARTPLIISGPLDDRSDFYNTIDGFLPKLDKTDYEVDEKQRTVTLTEGGMEKIETLLRDAGQLKGESLYDVENVSVVHHINQALRAHTLFTRDKDYIVRDNEVVIIDEFTGRMMPGRRYSEGLHQALEAKEHVQVQPENQTLASITFQNYFRMYEKLAGMTGTAATEADELFDIYKLEVVEIPTNLSIARLDEDDEVYRTHKEKYQAILAEIERANARLQPVLVGTASIEKSEVLADFLKKNGYKQIDFGKEGALDKLYAAARAGKPAKLFAVLNARFHEQEAYIVAEAGVPGAITIATNMAGRGTDIKLGGSLEMRIQQETAGFTDEAEKAKKIEQIKADIEHFRDIVLKAEETVEVEPAKGSKPAKTVKKPGGLYIIGSERHESRRIDNQLRGRSGRQGDPGRSKFFLSLEDDLMRIFGSDRLDSMLQRLGLQEGEAIIHPWINKALEKAQQKVEARNFDIRKNLLKFDNVQNDQRKVIFDQRVELMKDESVAETVADMRHAFIDDLVAKHVPEHAYAEQWDVAGLKDELKRVLDLDLPVDEWAKEEGIADEELLNRIETKADEHMAAKVAQWGPDVMRYVEKTILLQTLDHLWREHLIMLDHLRQVIGLRGYGQRDPLQEYKTEAFNLFQEMSAHLREAVTAQLMRVEIVPPEQEAPVLPPMEAHKFDPNTGEDEMALASVTLGTQATDAALRDPKNPTSWGKVGRNEDCPCGSGKKYKHCHGRYA comes from the coding sequence ATGATCGGCGCGCTCGCCCGCAAGTTTTTCGGCTCCGCCAACGACCGGCGGGTGAAGGGATATCAGTCCCGCGTCAACGCGATCAACGCGCTGGAGCCTGAGCTCGCCAAGCTTTCCGACGAGGCGCTCAAGGCCCGCACCGCGGAATTCAAGCAGCAGCTCGCGAACGGCAAGACGCTCGACGACTTGCTGGTCCCCGCCTTCGCCACCGTGCGCGAGGCCGCCAAGCGCACGCTCGGCCAGCGCCATTTCGACGTCCAGCTGATCGGCGGCATGGTGCTGCACGAGGGCGACATCGCCGAGATGAAGACCGGCGAAGGCAAGACGCTGGTCGCAACGCTTGCGGTGTATCTGAACGCGCTCGCCGGCAAGGGCGTCCACGTCGTCACCGTCAACGACTACCTCGCCCGCCGCGACTCCGGCTGGATGGGTCAGATCTACAGCTTTCTCGGCATGACCACCGGCGTCATCGTGCACGGCCTCGACGATGCCGAGCGCAAGGCGGCCTATGCCTGCGACATCACCTACGGCACCAACAACGAATACGGCTTCGACTATCTCCGCGACAACATGAAGTACCGGCTCGAGGACATGGTCCAGCGGCCGCACTTCTTCGCCATCGTCGACGAAGTCGACTCCATCCTGATCGACGAAGCGCGCACGCCGCTGATCATCTCCGGTCCGCTCGACGATCGCTCCGACTTCTACAACACCATCGACGGCTTCCTGCCCAAGCTCGACAAGACCGACTACGAGGTCGACGAGAAGCAGCGCACGGTGACGCTGACCGAAGGCGGCATGGAGAAGATCGAGACGCTGCTGCGCGATGCCGGCCAGCTCAAGGGCGAATCGCTCTACGACGTCGAGAACGTCTCCGTCGTGCACCACATCAACCAGGCCCTGCGCGCCCACACGCTGTTCACGCGCGACAAGGACTACATCGTCCGCGACAACGAGGTCGTCATCATCGACGAATTCACCGGCCGCATGATGCCGGGCCGCCGCTATTCGGAAGGCCTGCATCAGGCGCTGGAAGCCAAGGAGCACGTCCAGGTCCAGCCCGAGAACCAGACGCTGGCCTCGATCACCTTCCAGAACTACTTCCGCATGTACGAGAAGCTGGCGGGCATGACCGGCACCGCCGCGACCGAAGCGGATGAATTGTTCGACATCTATAAGCTCGAGGTCGTGGAGATCCCGACCAATCTGTCGATCGCGCGCCTCGACGAGGACGACGAGGTCTATCGCACCCATAAGGAAAAATATCAGGCCATCCTCGCCGAGATCGAGCGGGCCAATGCGCGGCTGCAGCCGGTGCTGGTCGGTACCGCCTCGATCGAGAAGTCGGAAGTGCTGGCCGATTTCCTCAAGAAGAACGGCTATAAGCAGATCGATTTCGGCAAGGAGGGCGCGCTCGACAAGCTCTATGCCGCCGCCCGCGCCGGCAAGCCGGCCAAGCTGTTCGCGGTGCTGAACGCGCGCTTCCACGAGCAGGAAGCCTATATCGTCGCAGAGGCCGGCGTGCCCGGCGCGATCACGATCGCCACCAACATGGCCGGCCGCGGCACCGACATCAAGCTCGGCGGCTCCCTCGAGATGCGCATCCAGCAGGAAACGGCCGGCTTCACCGACGAAGCCGAGAAGGCCAAGAAGATCGAGCAGATCAAGGCCGACATCGAGCATTTCCGCGACATCGTGCTGAAGGCCGAGGAGACCGTCGAGGTCGAGCCGGCCAAGGGAAGCAAGCCCGCCAAGACCGTGAAGAAGCCCGGCGGCCTCTATATCATCGGCTCCGAGCGCCACGAATCCCGCCGCATCGACAACCAGCTGCGCGGCCGTTCCGGCCGTCAGGGCGACCCCGGCCGCTCGAAGTTCTTCCTGTCGCTGGAAGACGATCTGATGCGCATCTTCGGCTCGGATCGCCTCGACAGCATGCTGCAGCGTCTCGGCCTGCAAGAGGGCGAGGCCATCATCCATCCCTGGATCAACAAGGCGCTGGAGAAGGCGCAGCAGAAGGTCGAGGCGCGCAACTTCGACATCCGCAAGAACCTCCTCAAGTTCGACAACGTCCAGAACGACCAGCGCAAGGTGATCTTCGATCAGCGCGTCGAGCTGATGAAGGACGAGAGCGTCGCCGAGACGGTCGCCGACATGCGCCACGCCTTCATCGACGACCTCGTCGCCAAGCACGTCCCCGAGCATGCCTATGCCGAGCAGTGGGACGTCGCGGGTCTGAAGGACGAATTGAAGCGCGTGCTCGATCTCGACCTGCCGGTCGACGAATGGGCCAAGGAAGAGGGCATCGCCGACGAGGAGCTGCTCAACCGCATCGAGACCAAGGCCGACGAGCACATGGCGGCGAAGGTCGCGCAATGGGGTCCCGACGTGATGCGTTACGTCGAGAAGACCATCCTCTTGCAGACGCTCGACCATCTCTGGCGCGAGCACCTGATCATGCTCGACCATCTGCGCCAGGTCATCGGCCTGCGCGGTTACGGCCAGCGCGATCCCTTGCAGGAGTACAAGACCGAAGCCTTCAATCTCTTCCAGGAGATGAGCGCTCATTTGCGCGAGGCGGTCACGGCGCAGCTGATGCGTGTCGAGATCGTCCCGCCGGAGCAGGAAGCCCCGGTGCTGCCGCCGATGGAGGCGCACAAGTTCGATCCGAACACCGGCGAAGACGAGATGGCCCTCGCCAGCGTCACCCTCGGCACCCAGGCTACCGACGCTGCGCTGCGCGATCCGAAGAACCCGACGAGCTGGGGCAAGGTCGGCCGCAACGAGGACTGCCCGTGCGGTTCCGGCAAGAAGTACAAGCACTGCCACGGGCGGTATGCGTAG
- a CDS encoding amidase — MTVALPTPAQLRSVAEQCGLSLTDDDVASFRGLMQGSIEAYNLVAAMPDELPEVKYPRTPGYRPSAEENPRNAWYRKSTVKGAASGKLKGKTVALKDNIMLAGVPMTNGSSTLEGYVPDFDATIVTRMLDAGAEIKGKVHCEHFCLSGGSHTGSYGPVHNPHKMGYSAGGSSSGSGVVVALGEVDMAIGGDQGGSIRMPSSFCGIYGMKPTWGLVPYTGIMPIEIYVDHTGPMTATVADNALLLEVLAGDDGYDPRIKAPKVEEYTKALGQGVKGMKIGILKEGFEQPTAESAVNESVREAAKRFKDLGATVETVSIPMHLMGGAIWTPIGTEGLTQTMMFGDGYGLSRGDLYSTSLMDFHRGWRRQADSLSETTKLFMMLGTYINNNFGPRFYGKALNISRRLTAAYDKAFADYDLLLLPTTPMKATKLPEPNASREDYVARALEMISNTAPFDITHHPAMSLPCGMVDGLPVGLMLVGRMFEESTIYRAAHAFEQIDDWKKM, encoded by the coding sequence GTGACAGTTGCCCTTCCCACGCCAGCCCAACTTCGCAGTGTCGCCGAGCAGTGCGGCCTTTCGCTCACCGATGATGACGTCGCCTCGTTCCGCGGTCTCATGCAGGGCTCGATCGAAGCCTACAATCTCGTTGCCGCGATGCCGGACGAATTGCCCGAGGTGAAATATCCGCGCACGCCGGGCTATCGGCCCTCGGCCGAAGAGAACCCGCGCAATGCCTGGTATCGCAAGTCGACCGTGAAGGGCGCCGCCAGCGGCAAGCTCAAGGGCAAGACCGTTGCACTGAAGGACAACATCATGCTGGCCGGCGTGCCCATGACCAACGGCTCGTCGACGCTGGAAGGCTATGTGCCCGATTTCGACGCCACCATCGTCACGCGCATGCTGGATGCCGGCGCCGAGATCAAGGGTAAGGTGCATTGCGAGCATTTCTGCCTGTCCGGCGGCAGCCACACCGGCTCCTACGGGCCGGTGCATAATCCGCACAAGATGGGCTACTCGGCCGGCGGCTCGTCGTCGGGATCGGGCGTCGTGGTCGCGCTCGGCGAGGTCGACATGGCGATCGGCGGCGATCAGGGCGGCTCGATCCGCATGCCGTCCTCGTTCTGCGGCATCTACGGCATGAAGCCGACCTGGGGCCTCGTCCCCTATACCGGGATCATGCCGATCGAGATCTATGTCGATCATACCGGGCCGATGACGGCGACGGTCGCCGACAATGCGCTGCTGCTCGAGGTGCTCGCCGGCGATGACGGCTACGATCCCAGGATCAAGGCCCCGAAGGTCGAGGAATACACCAAGGCGCTCGGCCAGGGCGTCAAGGGCATGAAGATCGGCATCCTCAAGGAGGGTTTCGAGCAGCCGACCGCCGAGTCTGCGGTGAACGAAAGCGTGCGCGAGGCCGCAAAGCGCTTCAAGGATCTGGGCGCCACTGTCGAGACCGTCTCGATTCCGATGCACCTCATGGGCGGAGCGATCTGGACTCCGATCGGCACCGAAGGCCTGACCCAGACCATGATGTTCGGCGATGGCTATGGCCTCAGCCGCGGCGATCTCTATTCGACCTCGCTGATGGATTTCCATCGCGGCTGGCGCCGGCAGGCCGACTCGCTGTCCGAGACCACGAAACTGTTCATGATGCTCGGCACCTACATCAACAACAATTTCGGTCCACGCTTCTACGGCAAGGCGCTCAACATCTCGCGCCGGCTGACGGCGGCCTACGACAAGGCCTTTGCGGATTACGATCTGCTCTTGCTACCGACCACGCCGATGAAGGCGACCAAGCTGCCGGAGCCCAATGCCAGCCGCGAGGACTACGTCGCTCGTGCGCTCGAGATGATCTCGAACACCGCGCCGTTCGACATCACCCATCATCCCGCGATGTCGCTGCCCTGCGGCATGGTCGACGGCCTGCCGGTCGGCCTGATGCTGGTCGGCCGCATGTTCGAGGAATCCACCATCTACCGCGCCGCCCATGCCTTCGAGCAGATCGACGACTGGAAGAAGATGTGA
- a CDS encoding ABC transporter ATP-binding protein — translation MLLEAAGIKKVFGKLTALDGAALSVGENEFHGLIGPNGSGKSTLMKCIAGAEVPTQGKVSFVNTDITAFTPTERARAGMSLKFQITSVLPSLTLYDNILLALQAQCSLFDLVFSRTRGALHDQVMTMLRQFRLADRAFDAAAALSHGQQQWLEIAMALAGKPKLLLLDEPTGGMSLEERRVTGELLQPIKKHCSLVIVEHDLDFIRDICDRLTVLDQGKVLATGSVSEIQANTSVQEIYLRRA, via the coding sequence ATGCTCCTTGAAGCCGCCGGCATCAAGAAGGTCTTCGGCAAGCTCACCGCGCTCGACGGCGCAGCCCTCAGCGTCGGCGAGAACGAGTTCCACGGCCTGATCGGCCCGAACGGCTCGGGCAAGAGCACATTGATGAAGTGCATCGCCGGCGCCGAGGTGCCGACGCAAGGCAAGGTGAGCTTCGTCAACACCGATATCACCGCGTTCACGCCGACCGAGCGCGCCCGCGCCGGCATGAGCCTGAAATTCCAGATCACATCCGTGCTGCCGTCGTTGACGCTCTACGACAACATCCTGCTCGCGCTGCAGGCGCAGTGCTCGCTGTTCGACCTCGTGTTCTCGCGCACACGCGGCGCGTTGCACGATCAGGTCATGACCATGCTCAGGCAGTTCCGTCTCGCCGACCGCGCCTTCGATGCGGCCGCCGCGCTGTCGCACGGTCAGCAGCAATGGCTGGAGATCGCGATGGCGCTCGCCGGCAAGCCGAAGCTGCTGCTGCTCGACGAGCCCACCGGCGGCATGAGCCTGGAGGAGCGTCGCGTCACCGGAGAATTGCTGCAACCGATCAAAAAGCATTGCTCGCTCGTCATCGTCGAGCACGACCTCGATTTCATCCGCGACATCTGCGACCGCCTCACCGTGCTCGACCAGGGCAAGGTGCTGGCAACAGGCTCGGTGTCCGAGATCCAGGCCAACACATCCGTCCAGGAGATCTATCTGCGCCGTGCCTGA
- a CDS encoding branched-chain amino acid ABC transporter permease — MLKPMSVVREAIVADADDEADGAMAEGAAAEQANDRVAAGRKILPIVEGLVLVAALFAPLVLQDYLTVFATRVVILALFALSFDLVWGYAGIMSFGQALFFGSAGYGVALLARDLGITNIFLVLPAGTLIGLTFALLLGGFLLLGRHPSSVIFVSLGTLTGSYAADRLARGWYYLGGQNGIPSIAPMSLGSYDFTEGPAFYYLVLGILVVVYLLCRFLVRSQFGLALAGLRENEQRIAFFGYKAQHLKAIIFTIGGAVAGLAGSLYAFHEGFVWPNMVGVVVSTQVVLYVLFGGSGTLIGAVIGTVIVEGVSFWLSDNYRDIWPIILGLLLLLVILFRPLGLISFVLGERERVGSFGSRIKEKHNAP; from the coding sequence ATGCTGAAGCCGATGAGTGTGGTAAGAGAGGCCATCGTCGCCGACGCGGACGACGAAGCGGATGGTGCGATGGCTGAAGGCGCAGCGGCGGAACAGGCCAATGACCGCGTCGCGGCAGGACGAAAAATCCTGCCCATCGTCGAGGGCCTTGTGCTCGTCGCGGCGCTGTTCGCGCCCCTGGTGCTGCAGGACTATCTCACGGTATTCGCGACGCGCGTGGTCATCCTCGCGCTGTTCGCGCTGTCGTTCGACCTGGTCTGGGGCTATGCCGGCATCATGAGCTTCGGCCAGGCCCTGTTCTTCGGCTCGGCCGGCTACGGCGTCGCCCTGCTCGCGCGCGACCTCGGCATCACCAACATCTTCCTGGTGCTGCCGGCGGGCACGCTGATCGGCCTGACCTTCGCGCTGCTGCTCGGCGGCTTCCTGCTGCTGGGACGGCACCCCTCCAGCGTGATCTTCGTCTCGCTGGGCACGCTGACCGGCTCCTACGCCGCCGATCGTCTGGCGCGCGGCTGGTATTATCTCGGCGGCCAGAACGGCATCCCCTCGATCGCGCCGATGTCGCTTGGGTCTTACGACTTCACGGAAGGACCGGCCTTCTATTATCTCGTGCTCGGCATCCTCGTCGTCGTCTATCTGCTCTGCCGCTTCCTGGTGCGCTCGCAGTTCGGTCTGGCGCTCGCGGGGCTCCGCGAAAACGAGCAGCGCATCGCCTTCTTCGGCTACAAGGCGCAGCACCTGAAAGCGATCATCTTCACCATCGGCGGGGCCGTCGCCGGTCTCGCCGGCAGCCTCTATGCCTTCCACGAAGGTTTCGTCTGGCCCAACATGGTCGGCGTCGTGGTTTCGACCCAGGTCGTGCTCTACGTCCTGTTCGGCGGCTCCGGCACGCTGATCGGCGCCGTCATCGGCACCGTGATCGTCGAGGGCGTCAGCTTCTGGCTCTCGGACAATTACCGCGACATCTGGCCGATCATCCTCGGCTTGCTGCTCCTGCTCGTGATCCTGTTCCGGCCGCTCGGCCTGATCAGTTTTGTCCTTGGCGAGCGCGAACGGGTCGGCAGCTTCGGCTCCCGGATCAAGGAGAAGCACAATGCTCCTTGA
- a CDS encoding MarR family winged helix-turn-helix transcriptional regulator produces MAKPSKENSPITEHLAYLLAQANREINRQLELRLSKEGVPVEQWRILKVLSDGEGHSMGELADAVLLNHPTLTKMIDRMVSDTLVYRVQDPNDRRKVLMFISDRGKVLCKKLNSLAVDQEEHILESYGDKSTSELKRLLESLIDSSN; encoded by the coding sequence GTGGCAAAACCGTCGAAAGAAAACTCCCCGATCACCGAACATCTCGCCTACCTGCTCGCGCAAGCCAACCGGGAGATCAACCGGCAGCTCGAATTGCGGTTGAGCAAGGAAGGCGTGCCGGTCGAGCAGTGGCGCATCCTGAAAGTGCTGTCGGATGGCGAGGGCCATTCGATGGGCGAGCTTGCGGACGCCGTGCTGCTCAACCATCCGACGCTGACCAAGATGATCGACCGCATGGTCTCCGACACGCTGGTCTATCGCGTGCAGGACCCGAACGACCGCCGCAAGGTGCTGATGTTCATCTCCGACCGCGGCAAGGTGCTGTGCAAGAAGCTCAACTCGCTCGCGGTCGACCAGGAGGAGCACATCCTGGAGAGCTACGGCGACAAATCGACGAGCGAATTGAAGCGGCTGCTGGAGAGCTTGATCGATAGCTCGAATTGA
- a CDS encoding substrate-binding domain-containing protein, protein MHATVNFPAHGGPALPPSLLFRNLSSSAADFDLSPVDAHFMRRRGARSKLRIGNFLTFTGSPGIWGPTSTNSAMLAVAEINKRGGILGRELELSIYDSGGPIEEVVRRAEQAIALDEVDLIMGSHISAVRVALRKVTGNRIPYIYTPVYEGGERTPGVMAIGETPRWQSRPAIHWLADVKKAARWYLIGSDYVWPWQSHRAVKRYIKEAGGQVVGEEFVPVGEDNHEPHLARIRAAKPDVVLISLIGTDSITFNRAFAEAGLATSTLRLAGAMDETVLLGIGADNTENLFCASGYFNGLVSRANDEFLGAYYSMFGANAPPVGSVGQSNYEGLRFLESVANRAGSLAFRPLLKAARNTVYSAGRGPVTLRDGRAEMPMYLAEADGLDFKIIKTL, encoded by the coding sequence GTGCACGCGACGGTAAACTTCCCGGCTCACGGCGGTCCGGCGTTGCCGCCGTCCTTGCTGTTCAGGAATTTGTCGTCATCGGCGGCGGATTTCGACCTGTCTCCGGTCGATGCGCATTTCATGAGGCGGCGCGGCGCGCGCAGCAAGCTGCGCATCGGCAATTTCCTCACCTTCACCGGCTCGCCCGGAATCTGGGGCCCGACCTCAACCAACAGCGCGATGCTCGCGGTTGCCGAGATCAACAAGCGCGGCGGCATTCTCGGCCGCGAGCTCGAACTGTCGATCTACGATTCCGGCGGACCGATCGAGGAGGTGGTGCGCCGTGCCGAGCAGGCGATTGCACTCGACGAGGTCGACCTCATCATGGGCTCGCATATCAGCGCGGTCCGCGTCGCACTGCGCAAGGTCACCGGCAACCGCATCCCCTACATCTACACGCCCGTCTATGAAGGCGGCGAGCGCACGCCGGGCGTCATGGCGATCGGTGAGACGCCGCGCTGGCAGAGCCGGCCGGCGATCCATTGGCTCGCGGACGTCAAGAAGGCGGCACGCTGGTACCTGATCGGCAGCGACTACGTCTGGCCCTGGCAATCGCATCGCGCGGTCAAGCGCTACATCAAGGAGGCGGGCGGCCAGGTCGTCGGCGAGGAGTTCGTACCCGTAGGCGAGGACAATCACGAGCCGCATCTGGCGCGGATCCGTGCCGCCAAGCCGGATGTGGTGCTGATCTCGCTGATCGGCACCGACAGCATCACCTTCAACCGCGCCTTCGCCGAAGCGGGCCTTGCCACCTCGACGCTGCGGCTTGCAGGTGCGATGGACGAGACCGTGCTGCTCGGCATCGGTGCCGACAACACCGAGAATCTGTTCTGCGCCTCCGGCTATTTCAACGGCCTGGTCTCGCGCGCCAATGACGAGTTCCTCGGTGCCTATTATTCCATGTTCGGTGCCAACGCGCCGCCGGTCGGCTCCGTCGGTCAGTCGAACTATGAGGGGCTGCGCTTCCTGGAATCCGTCGCCAACCGCGCCGGATCATTGGCCTTTCGTCCGCTGCTGAAGGCCGCGCGGAACACCGTCTACTCGGCGGGTCGCGGTCCCGTAACGCTTCGCGACGGACGCGCCGAGATGCCGATGTACCTCGCTGAAGCCGACGGTCTCGACTTCAAGATCATCAAGACGCTCTGA
- a CDS encoding branched-chain amino acid ABC transporter permease, translated as MANAFVAAFEILSFGAIIVLIVLGLGIIASMMGIFNFAQGEFVLLGAYITYLAYAKGLPIWAGMVAAPFVVGALGFVLEALIIRRFYAAPIVAMLGTYALGLIIREIVRGLIGGFYLTVPEPIGGSIDVGAMHISAWRFTIIVITLLVMGLCYLLLSRTSFGLRVRATLENPSLARASGISTPLIYGATFAFGAALAGLAGALIVPVFSLFADLGLRFLIQGFVAVMVGGVGSFIGPVAGAGVIGTLSAALPWVMAPVVADVLVFVLAIVFIKFRPQGLIAGKGV; from the coding sequence ATGGCTAACGCGTTCGTCGCAGCGTTCGAAATCCTGAGCTTCGGTGCGATCATCGTCCTGATCGTGCTGGGGCTCGGGATCATCGCCAGCATGATGGGCATCTTCAACTTCGCGCAGGGCGAGTTCGTCCTGCTCGGGGCGTACATCACCTATCTCGCTTATGCCAAGGGCCTGCCGATCTGGGCGGGCATGGTGGCAGCGCCCTTCGTGGTCGGCGCTCTCGGCTTCGTGCTGGAAGCGCTGATCATCCGGCGATTCTACGCCGCACCGATCGTTGCCATGCTCGGCACCTATGCGCTCGGCCTGATCATCCGCGAGATCGTTCGCGGGCTGATCGGCGGCTTCTATCTCACCGTGCCGGAGCCGATCGGCGGCTCGATCGACGTCGGCGCCATGCACATCTCGGCCTGGCGCTTCACCATCATCGTCATCACGCTGCTGGTGATGGGCCTCTGCTATCTGCTGCTGTCGCGCACCAGCTTCGGCCTGCGCGTGCGGGCGACGCTGGAGAACCCGTCGCTGGCGCGCGCGTCGGGCATTTCAACGCCGCTGATCTACGGCGCCACCTTTGCCTTCGGAGCAGCGCTCGCCGGCCTGGCCGGTGCGCTGATCGTGCCGGTGTTCAGCCTGTTTGCCGATCTCGGCCTGCGCTTCCTGATCCAGGGCTTTGTCGCGGTCATGGTCGGCGGCGTCGGCTCCTTCATCGGCCCGGTCGCGGGCGCCGGCGTCATCGGCACGCTGAGCGCGGCGCTGCCCTGGGTGATGGCGCCCGTCGTCGCCGACGTGCTCGTCTTCGTCCTTGCCATCGTCTTCATCAAATTCCGTCCGCAAGGTCTCATCGCTGGAAAAGGGGTTTAG
- a CDS encoding ABC transporter ATP-binding protein, producing the protein MPEFLDIKHLDAGYGRSQVLFDVSLGIPWRGGVAVLGRNGAGKTTLMKTIVGELPAWKGEVAFDGRDISRRATQERVRAGIGYVPQEHSVFARLSVRDNLAVGSLASKDASAIDRVLAIFPKLGQRLDQPAGTLSGGERKMLAIGRAMLGDPKLLLLDEPTEGVWIGVIEEITERLIELAKTIAVIIVEQHLDLALRVADYAYVLDRGRVALQGEAGEVRGNPELMRYLAP; encoded by the coding sequence GTGCCTGAATTTTTGGACATCAAGCATCTCGACGCCGGCTATGGCCGCAGTCAGGTCCTGTTCGACGTCAGCCTCGGCATCCCCTGGCGCGGCGGCGTTGCCGTGCTCGGACGCAACGGCGCCGGCAAGACCACGCTGATGAAGACCATCGTCGGCGAGCTGCCGGCATGGAAGGGCGAGGTCGCATTCGATGGCCGCGACATCAGTCGCCGCGCCACCCAGGAGCGCGTCCGCGCCGGCATCGGCTATGTGCCGCAGGAGCATTCGGTGTTCGCGCGCCTGTCGGTGCGCGACAATCTCGCGGTCGGCTCGCTCGCGAGCAAGGACGCATCGGCAATCGACCGCGTGCTGGCCATCTTCCCGAAGCTCGGCCAGCGCCTCGACCAGCCCGCCGGCACGCTCTCCGGCGGCGAGCGCAAGATGCTCGCGATCGGGCGCGCCATGCTGGGCGATCCCAAGCTGCTGCTGCTGGACGAGCCCACCGAAGGCGTCTGGATCGGCGTCATCGAGGAGATCACCGAGCGCCTGATCGAGCTCGCCAAGACCATCGCCGTCATCATCGTCGAGCAGCACCTCGATCTCGCTTTGCGCGTCGCCGACTACGCCTATGTGCTCGACCGCGGCCGCGTCGCGCTGCAGGGCGAGGCGGGGGAGGTGAGGGGCAATCCGGAGCTGATGCGCTATCTGGCGCCGTAG